Proteins co-encoded in one Bacteroidota bacterium genomic window:
- a CDS encoding T9SS type A sorting domain-containing protein: protein MDVSGLVEGIYVVKIFSDEKIIVKKIIKIK from the coding sequence ATAGATGTATCTGGTCTGGTTGAGGGAATATATGTTGTAAAAATATTTAGCGATGAAAAAATAATAGTGAAAAAAATAATTAAAATCAAGTAA
- a CDS encoding MFS transporter, whose product MKQNKIVLIPSLSENSFLRYFNFIALYFAQGIPEGMLAFGIPAWMAMNGKSPAEIANFTIVVVLPWSFKIIVAPLIDRYTYLSMGRKRPWVIIGQLGLVLSFAYMAYIPDPLNNLNQFMLAGFIVSFFGAFQDVATDGMAVDIIPAEQQAKTNNLMWGSKICGISISLALGSWILNKYGYTTAILTLSAIISCIMFVPILLRERNGEKILPWTQGKAAPEAEMFQLENWREIFKALYSVFTLRNSLLIAGVLFVSQGAFKFLGTLLPVFTVKVLEWTNVEYAQYYASAKLIGGISGMLLGGILIDKFGKKRMLFIYFFCLILLVSFLSLNKAYWANKSIIYSFMILYNTFYTFSSIGLFAIAMQCCWRKVSASQFTLYMTIANLGQMSFAALINPISSTFNWQISLLFFAFFLVLAGFILYFLDIEKQIELVAELELKDIEIKSNVLSISNH is encoded by the coding sequence ATGAAACAAAATAAAATAGTACTAATACCCTCACTTAGCGAAAATTCCTTTCTGCGTTATTTTAATTTCATTGCCTTATATTTTGCACAAGGTATTCCTGAGGGAATGCTAGCCTTTGGTATACCGGCATGGATGGCTATGAACGGAAAATCGCCGGCCGAAATCGCCAATTTTACAATCGTAGTGGTACTACCTTGGAGCTTTAAAATAATTGTAGCACCACTCATCGACCGATACACGTATTTGTCGATGGGGCGCAAACGGCCTTGGGTAATAATAGGGCAATTAGGACTGGTATTAAGTTTTGCATATATGGCCTATATACCTGATCCGTTAAACAACCTTAATCAATTTATGCTGGCTGGTTTTATTGTTTCCTTTTTTGGAGCCTTTCAGGATGTCGCAACCGATGGTATGGCAGTGGATATAATTCCAGCCGAACAGCAAGCAAAAACAAATAATTTAATGTGGGGTAGCAAAATCTGTGGTATATCCATTTCACTCGCATTGGGTAGTTGGATATTAAATAAATACGGATATACTACTGCTATACTTACACTTTCAGCAATTATCTCTTGCATTATGTTTGTTCCAATATTGCTGCGTGAGCGAAATGGCGAAAAAATACTTCCTTGGACGCAAGGTAAAGCTGCACCCGAAGCCGAAATGTTTCAACTCGAAAATTGGAGAGAAATTTTTAAGGCGCTGTATTCAGTTTTTACTTTGCGAAATTCACTTTTAATTGCCGGGGTATTGTTTGTCAGCCAAGGGGCTTTTAAATTTCTAGGTACCTTACTACCTGTTTTTACAGTAAAAGTATTAGAATGGACCAACGTTGAATACGCCCAATATTATGCAAGTGCCAAGTTAATAGGAGGCATAAGTGGAATGCTTCTAGGAGGTATTTTAATTGACAAGTTCGGGAAAAAGCGAATGCTATTTATTTACTTTTTTTGCTTGATTTTACTGGTTTCATTTCTGTCGCTTAATAAAGCATATTGGGCTAACAAGTCAATTATCTATTCTTTTATGATTTTGTACAATACTTTTTATACCTTTTCGAGTATAGGTTTGTTTGCAATAGCCATGCAGTGTTGCTGGCGCAAGGTATCGGCCAGTCAATTTACTTTGTACATGACAATTGCAAACTTAGGTCAAATGAGTTTTGCTGCACTAATTAATCCCATCAGTTCAACTTTCAACTGGCAAATAAGCCTACTGTTTTTCGCCTTCTTCTTAGTGTTAGCAGGCTTTATTCTTTATTTCTTAGATATTGAAAAGCAAATTGAATTAGTGGCAGAATTGGAACTAAAGGACATTGAAATTAAATCGAATGTATTAAGTATATCGAACCATTAA
- a CDS encoding DUF1573 domain-containing protein, producing the protein MKKILLLSSIFALFITSAIAQETAKDLAKTTDAINPNAAEITFDQEVHDYGNIKQGANGSYEFRFKNSGKEPLIISNAQGSCGCTVPSWPKEPILPGQSNLIKVTYDTKRVGPFTKTVTITSNAKVASKVITIKGVVEEVPQEETFPGKKESGGPFEMK; encoded by the coding sequence ATGAAAAAAATTTTACTTCTCAGTTCCATCTTTGCCTTGTTTATTACAAGTGCTATCGCACAGGAAACAGCCAAAGATTTAGCAAAAACAACAGATGCAATTAATCCCAATGCTGCCGAAATTACCTTTGATCAAGAGGTACACGATTACGGCAACATTAAACAAGGTGCCAATGGTTCGTATGAATTTCGATTTAAAAATTCAGGTAAAGAACCACTCATTATTAGCAATGCACAGGGTAGCTGCGGATGTACTGTACCTTCTTGGCCAAAAGAACCAATTCTACCCGGACAAAGCAATCTTATTAAAGTAACTTACGATACTAAGCGTGTAGGTCCTTTCACAAAAACAGTAACCATTACTTCAAATGCAAAAGTTGCCTCAAAAGTAATTACCATCAAAGGGGTAGTTGAAGAAGTTCCGCAAGAAGAAACCTTCCCGGGCAAAAAGGAGAGCGGTGGTCCATTCGAAATGAAATAA
- a CDS encoding aminopeptidase has protein sequence MKQFLFWLKRFFQVIFILALLAGIYEYKLLNYAFSQAKGQLKIVWNTKDCEEVLNSPDFPDSLKPKLALIKEIKNYAEHTLGIKHSDNYSTIYDQHGKTLMWMLMASPAYEMQAKQWEFPFLGSFSYKGYFDKKKARLEQYELEQAGFDTELGRASAWSTLGWFKDPVLSSMLYQSKGELSELIIHELTHGTLYVKNDVNFNENLASFIGEQGAIAFFEI, from the coding sequence ATGAAACAATTTTTGTTTTGGCTGAAACGCTTTTTTCAGGTAATTTTTATCCTGGCGCTGCTCGCCGGAATTTATGAGTATAAATTGCTAAACTATGCTTTTTCACAAGCTAAAGGTCAGCTTAAAATAGTTTGGAATACCAAGGATTGTGAAGAAGTTTTGAATTCGCCTGATTTTCCGGATTCACTAAAACCCAAATTGGCTTTAATAAAGGAAATTAAAAATTATGCCGAACATACATTGGGCATTAAACATTCGGATAATTACAGCACTATTTACGATCAACATGGTAAAACCCTAATGTGGATGTTGATGGCATCACCAGCTTATGAAATGCAAGCCAAACAATGGGAATTTCCATTCCTAGGATCTTTTTCATACAAAGGATATTTCGATAAAAAGAAAGCACGCCTTGAACAATATGAATTGGAACAAGCAGGGTTTGATACTGAATTAGGCCGTGCCAGTGCTTGGAGTACTTTAGGATGGTTTAAGGATCCGGTGCTTTCATCAATGTTGTATCAATCGAAAGGAGAATTATCTGAATTAATAATTCATGAATTAACGCATGGTACCTTGTATGTAAAAAACGATGTAAACTTTAATGAAAATTTAGCAAGTTTTATTGGGGAGCAAGGCGCCATCGCTTTTTTTGAAATTTAA
- a CDS encoding DUF1573 domain-containing protein codes for MKKVILSMAVVVCSMFAVNAQDAVKAAEANPNAAEISFVTETIDYGTIEHNADGNREFKFKNSGKEPLIITNCQGSCGCTVPTWPKEPIKPGASASIKVHYAIDRVGQFEKTITVTSNAKTPSKVIKIKGVVKPDPTPADAPVKDAVAPTESH; via the coding sequence ATGAAAAAAGTAATCTTATCAATGGCTGTAGTAGTATGCAGCATGTTTGCAGTAAACGCACAAGATGCAGTAAAAGCAGCTGAAGCGAATCCCAATGCAGCAGAAATTAGCTTCGTTACCGAAACTATCGATTATGGAACAATTGAGCACAATGCTGACGGTAACCGTGAATTTAAATTCAAAAATTCTGGTAAAGAGCCTTTAATTATTACCAATTGCCAAGGATCTTGCGGATGTACAGTACCAACTTGGCCAAAAGAGCCAATTAAGCCAGGTGCAAGCGCTTCAATTAAAGTTCACTATGCTATCGACCGAGTAGGACAATTTGAAAAAACAATTACAGTTACTTCAAATGCTAAAACTCCTTCTAAAGTGATTAAAATTAAAGGAGTTGTTAAGCCAGATCCTACACCTGCTGATGCTCCGGTAAAAGATGCTGTTGCTCCAACTGAGTCTCACTAA
- a CDS encoding IS4 family transposase encodes MTVEALLKLIPADTFSFLAAETKVNHQVKKLSGETLFKLILFSMLHSDKPSLRVMESFLQSAKFKKLNGQKEVAVKYNSIHDRICAINSAYFQKMFETIFTLYNKHLKEEKAISKADSTYVSIAANLVSWSMRNGELKTGLKQVKYSVQLKGSLPCHVKVFTEQAFISENLALSALVESCDTLTESVVVFDRGLQSRNSFDSFSVKDILFVGRSNLNYFCKPIVRKRIPIKKKGSTVTITKDEVVYLRNRQHKLTKYRYRLITARIDATTEEICLVTNLFDTTAYEIAGIYKQRWEIELFFRFIKQNLNVKRLVSRNLNGINVIIYMTMIAAILILVYKKQIK; translated from the coding sequence ATGACAGTAGAAGCTCTTTTGAAACTAATTCCGGCAGATACCTTTTCCTTTCTCGCAGCCGAGACTAAAGTAAATCATCAAGTTAAAAAGTTATCTGGAGAAACTCTTTTTAAGCTTATCCTTTTTTCCATGTTGCATAGTGATAAACCCAGCTTGCGCGTAATGGAATCTTTTTTACAATCTGCAAAATTCAAAAAACTGAATGGTCAAAAGGAAGTAGCCGTTAAATACAATTCGATTCACGACCGCATTTGTGCCATTAATTCCGCTTATTTTCAGAAGATGTTTGAAACCATCTTTACTCTTTATAACAAACATCTAAAAGAAGAAAAAGCAATTAGTAAAGCGGATAGCACTTATGTAAGCATAGCTGCCAATCTGGTTAGTTGGAGCATGCGTAATGGAGAATTGAAAACAGGTTTAAAGCAGGTAAAGTATAGTGTGCAGTTAAAAGGAAGTTTACCGTGCCATGTTAAAGTATTTACTGAGCAAGCTTTTATTAGTGAGAATCTTGCATTAAGTGCGCTGGTAGAAAGCTGCGATACGCTAACAGAATCAGTTGTTGTTTTTGATCGTGGCTTACAATCACGCAATAGTTTTGATTCTTTCTCTGTCAAAGACATTTTATTTGTAGGCCGGAGTAATTTGAACTATTTCTGCAAGCCAATTGTCAGAAAGAGAATACCTATCAAAAAAAAGGGAAGCACCGTAACTATAACCAAAGATGAAGTGGTTTATCTTCGAAACAGGCAACATAAACTTACCAAGTATCGCTACAGATTAATTACTGCAAGAATTGATGCTACTACTGAAGAAATATGCCTGGTAACTAATTTATTTGATACCACTGCATATGAAATTGCAGGTATATACAAACAGCGATGGGAGATAGAGTTGTTCTTTCGCTTCATTAAGCAAAATCTTAATGTAAAACGTCTCGTTTCAAGAAATCTAAACGGAATAAATGTAATAATCTACATGACCATGATAGCTGCTATTCTTATACTGGTCTACAAAAAACAAATCAAATAA
- a CDS encoding WYL domain-containing protein, which translates to MSKREYIARYMHIVNYLRRRGEANFAEISELLERESHEQGLKFTISQRTFQRDIKEIYTLYGITIECNKRSGNYFIAEEEETHSNSRMLETFDLYNALKFSSFYLPLIQFEKRAARGNEHIFPLLHAIKNKLLVKFVYSKYYTDDSENRTVEPLLLKEFKGRWYLISRKQGEESIRTFGLDRISDIETLRLKIPAGKSFNAEQYFKDAFGIFVPEKGEAERVVLSFTKEQGQYIKSYPLHHSQKIISENNTEVRLEVCVYLTYDFLHELLSYAENITVISPKKLIDQIKKVYSLVSYK; encoded by the coding sequence GTGTCGAAACGCGAATACATTGCACGCTACATGCACATCGTTAACTACCTGCGAAGAAGGGGAGAAGCCAACTTTGCTGAGATTAGCGAATTGCTCGAACGTGAAAGTCATGAACAAGGATTAAAGTTTACTATCTCACAGCGTACTTTTCAACGCGACATAAAAGAGATTTATACCTTATACGGAATTACCATTGAATGCAATAAGCGGAGCGGAAATTATTTTATTGCCGAGGAAGAAGAAACACATAGCAATAGCCGCATGCTCGAAACATTTGACTTGTACAATGCACTCAAATTTTCGTCCTTTTACCTGCCCTTGATACAATTTGAAAAACGTGCTGCTCGAGGCAACGAACATATATTTCCCTTGCTGCACGCCATTAAAAATAAGTTGTTGGTTAAGTTTGTGTATTCAAAATACTATACGGATGATTCTGAGAATAGGACAGTTGAACCCTTGCTACTAAAAGAATTCAAAGGTCGATGGTATTTAATTTCCCGAAAGCAAGGAGAAGAAAGTATACGTACTTTTGGATTAGACAGAATAAGTGATATTGAAACGCTCCGTTTAAAAATCCCTGCAGGCAAATCATTTAATGCTGAGCAATACTTTAAAGATGCATTCGGAATTTTTGTTCCCGAAAAGGGCGAAGCGGAGCGGGTAGTGTTAAGTTTCACAAAGGAACAAGGACAATACATCAAGTCTTATCCCTTGCATCATTCGCAAAAAATAATTAGTGAAAACAATACCGAAGTTCGGTTGGAAGTTTGCGTTTATCTAACCTATGATTTCCTACACGAACTGCTATCCTATGCCGAAAATATAACGGTGATTTCTCCTAAAAAATTAATTGACCAAATTAAAAAAGTATACAGCCTGGTTAGTTACAAATAA
- a CDS encoding valine--tRNA ligase → MEIPKTFVAKDIENKWYSYWLEKQFFKSQPDEREPYTIVIPPPNVTGVLHMGHMLNNTIQDVLIRRARMQGKNACWVPGTDHASIATEAKVVALLKEKGIEKSSLSRDEFLKHAWEWKEKYGGIILEQLKKLGASCDWDRTRFTMEDDLSDAVIDVFIDLYKKGQIYRGVRMVNWDPQGLTAVSDEEVIHKEVNSKLYYVRYKIEGTADEWITIATTRPETILGDTAVCVHPEDERYKQLHGKFAVIPMVNRSVPIITDDYITMDFGTGALKVTPAHDINDYNLGVKHKLEVIDTIAADGKMSEAAQFYIGEDRFAVRKKIAKDLEEMGHVVKVEDIKNKVGYSERTNAVIEPKLSMQWFLKMDKISKPALEHVLDGSINLIPEKFINTYKHWMENVHDWCISRQLWWGQRIPAWYDEKGNTVVAKTHELALEKFRKEFPGTAVNQLKQDEDVLDTWFSSWLWPISVFDGFKNPDNADIKYYYPTNDLVTAPEILFFWVARMIIAGYEYRGEKPFTNVYLTGIVRDKQGRKMSKSLGNSPDPLDLIEKYGADGVRVGMLLSSPAGNDLLFDESSCEQGRNFSNKLWNAFRLIKGWEVDANKQCSEGNKMSIAWFEARLQQQLVALNDLYSKYRMSEALMTTYKLIWDDFCAWYLELVKPEFVNGVALPVDKETHAATLLFLEQLLKLVHPWMPFVSEEIWHLLKERKENECLIVASWPSEKSVDAGILNACDKLFELIAQVRNYRNSKQISPKTALKLAAKKHTTGVSDFDKHLQTFSGTLKKMGNLSDFTSVENGEKMVSVLITDTHEFFIASEGALDVDKEIDSLQKELDYTKGFLKSVEAKLLNEKFISNAKPELVANEKKKQADAISKINALETQLKGLKN, encoded by the coding sequence ATGGAAATTCCTAAAACCTTTGTTGCAAAAGACATTGAGAATAAATGGTACAGTTACTGGCTCGAAAAACAATTTTTTAAATCGCAGCCCGATGAGCGCGAGCCCTATACCATTGTAATACCTCCACCCAATGTTACCGGTGTGTTGCACATGGGGCATATGCTTAATAATACCATTCAAGATGTTTTGATAAGACGTGCCCGTATGCAAGGAAAGAATGCCTGCTGGGTGCCCGGAACCGACCATGCATCAATTGCTACGGAAGCTAAGGTGGTTGCCTTGTTGAAAGAAAAAGGAATTGAAAAATCGTCGCTTAGTAGGGATGAATTTTTAAAACACGCCTGGGAATGGAAAGAAAAATATGGAGGAATAATACTCGAACAGCTTAAAAAACTAGGTGCTTCCTGTGATTGGGATCGCACTCGCTTTACCATGGAAGACGATTTGAGCGATGCGGTAATTGATGTATTTATTGACTTGTATAAAAAGGGACAAATATACCGCGGCGTGCGCATGGTTAACTGGGATCCACAAGGATTAACTGCTGTTAGCGATGAAGAGGTAATTCACAAAGAAGTGAATTCGAAATTGTATTATGTGCGCTATAAAATTGAGGGTACTGCTGATGAATGGATTACCATTGCTACTACTCGTCCCGAAACAATTTTGGGCGATACCGCTGTATGTGTGCATCCTGAGGATGAAAGGTACAAGCAGCTTCATGGCAAATTTGCTGTAATTCCCATGGTTAATCGCAGCGTACCAATTATAACTGACGATTACATTACCATGGATTTTGGTACCGGTGCATTAAAAGTTACACCGGCTCACGATATTAATGATTACAACTTAGGCGTAAAGCACAAGTTGGAAGTAATTGATACCATTGCTGCCGATGGAAAGATGAGTGAAGCAGCGCAATTTTATATTGGGGAAGACCGCTTTGCCGTTCGTAAAAAAATTGCCAAAGACCTAGAAGAAATGGGGCATGTGGTGAAGGTAGAAGATATAAAAAACAAAGTTGGATACTCAGAGCGAACCAATGCGGTTATTGAGCCCAAGCTTTCGATGCAATGGTTTTTGAAGATGGATAAAATTTCGAAGCCGGCTTTGGAACATGTGTTGGATGGCTCGATAAATTTAATTCCAGAAAAGTTTATAAATACCTATAAACACTGGATGGAAAATGTACACGATTGGTGCATTAGTCGACAGTTGTGGTGGGGACAACGCATACCTGCCTGGTACGATGAAAAAGGAAATACGGTAGTGGCAAAAACGCATGAACTGGCACTTGAAAAATTTAGGAAGGAATTTCCCGGCACCGCTGTAAATCAACTGAAGCAAGATGAAGATGTATTAGATACTTGGTTTAGTTCCTGGTTGTGGCCAATTAGTGTATTTGATGGATTCAAAAATCCGGATAATGCCGATATCAAGTATTACTACCCAACGAATGACTTGGTAACAGCTCCTGAAATACTTTTCTTTTGGGTTGCTAGAATGATTATTGCCGGCTACGAATACCGCGGTGAAAAACCATTTACCAATGTGTATTTAACCGGAATTGTGCGCGACAAGCAAGGTCGTAAAATGAGTAAATCATTAGGTAATTCGCCTGACCCGCTTGATTTAATTGAAAAGTACGGAGCAGATGGGGTGCGTGTTGGCATGTTGCTTTCGTCGCCAGCCGGGAATGACTTGTTGTTTGATGAATCATCGTGTGAGCAGGGTAGAAATTTTTCGAACAAGTTGTGGAATGCATTTCGTTTGATTAAAGGTTGGGAAGTTGATGCTAACAAGCAATGCAGCGAAGGAAATAAAATGAGCATCGCTTGGTTTGAAGCCCGTTTGCAACAACAATTGGTAGCGTTGAATGATTTGTATTCGAAATACCGCATGAGCGAGGCTTTGATGACTACCTACAAACTTATATGGGACGATTTCTGTGCTTGGTATCTAGAATTGGTGAAGCCTGAGTTTGTGAATGGAGTTGCCTTGCCTGTTGATAAAGAAACGCACGCTGCTACACTTTTGTTTTTAGAACAACTACTTAAACTGGTACATCCATGGATGCCTTTTGTGAGTGAAGAAATTTGGCACTTGCTAAAAGAACGCAAAGAAAATGAGTGTTTAATTGTTGCCAGCTGGCCAAGCGAAAAATCAGTAGACGCCGGTATTTTAAATGCGTGTGATAAATTATTTGAGTTAATTGCTCAAGTAAGAAATTATCGAAACAGCAAACAAATTTCGCCAAAAACTGCACTGAAACTTGCGGCTAAAAAACATACTACCGGTGTTAGCGATTTCGATAAACACCTGCAAACTTTTTCGGGAACGCTAAAGAAAATGGGCAATTTATCAGACTTTACTTCGGTAGAAAATGGAGAAAAAATGGTTTCTGTTTTAATCACCGATACACATGAGTTTTTTATTGCCAGCGAAGGTGCACTTGATGTGGATAAAGAAATTGATAGTTTGCAAAAGGAGCTCGATTATACCAAAGGATTCTTAAAGTCGGTTGAAGCTAAACTCTTAAACGAAAAATTTATTTCGAATGCAAAGCCTGAATTGGTAGCGAATGAAAAAAAGAAACAGGCAGATGCCATTTCAAAAATCAATGCACTTGAAACTCAATTGAAGGGTTTGAAAAATTAG
- a CDS encoding T9SS type A sorting domain-containing protein, which produces MIKKYFPFFFLIYSSVVFAQAPVFNWGASAGGSDDDIIYDIAIPDSTIFQCTIGCPLTLVGTTKSDDGNLTNCNSLIAGNFQALVLKFNTFGNFNDCFSYGGSGSDKFHKAKYQKTDSGFHKVYLGRTSSNDGDVSGNHGSGDAWLVRTDADTIINQTCIGGMGDESGLDFIEMPNHGFLICGYSNSNIISGIPMSQHGQYDGWVARVDSLGNVIWTKRYGGNLGDRFTSITQTTDGNFVCVGYSNSTDSAFSVNHGADDYWVVKIDTSGNVLWQKIYGGSGSDISYKVIDVENNNIIVSGYTESFNGDVVGNHSLSGWNDTWILKLDSSGNIIWKKCFGSSVDEENFTILKTNDNNIIVSSSGYGNDGDLTGVTGNNGAWIFKIDSVGNIIWSKKFGSTLSDGIKYSIVSYNSRTFYFVSHPPGVGGNVNVFYGGAHDIWLASITDTSSSLGIAATEEKNGIILSPNPLREQLKIEFQSIQSGKVVFYSALGEVALRSQEFCAKEKTIDVSGLVEGIYVVKIFSDEKIIVKKIIKIK; this is translated from the coding sequence GTGATAAAAAAATATTTTCCTTTCTTCTTTTTAATTTACTCTTCTGTTGTATTTGCGCAAGCTCCGGTTTTTAACTGGGGCGCATCAGCGGGTGGAAGCGATGATGATATAATATACGATATTGCAATTCCCGACTCTACTATTTTTCAGTGCACAATTGGTTGCCCGCTGACATTGGTTGGCACTACCAAATCGGATGATGGCAACTTAACAAATTGCAATAGCCTTATTGCCGGAAACTTTCAAGCATTGGTTTTGAAGTTCAACACCTTTGGTAATTTTAATGATTGCTTTTCTTATGGAGGTAGCGGTTCCGACAAATTTCATAAAGCTAAATATCAGAAAACTGACTCAGGCTTCCATAAAGTTTACCTTGGCAGAACATCCTCCAACGATGGTGATGTGAGCGGGAATCATGGAAGTGGAGATGCCTGGTTAGTAAGAACAGATGCTGATACAATTATAAACCAAACATGCATTGGGGGTATGGGCGATGAATCTGGTCTTGATTTTATTGAAATGCCTAACCATGGATTTTTAATTTGCGGTTATTCCAATTCAAATATAATTAGTGGTATTCCCATGAGCCAGCATGGGCAATATGATGGTTGGGTAGCACGAGTAGATTCTTTAGGAAATGTTATTTGGACAAAGAGATATGGCGGTAATCTTGGTGATAGGTTTACATCAATAACCCAAACTACCGATGGAAACTTTGTTTGTGTGGGATATTCAAATTCTACTGATTCTGCATTTTCTGTTAATCATGGTGCCGATGATTATTGGGTAGTTAAAATTGATACGAGTGGTAATGTGTTATGGCAAAAAATTTATGGAGGTTCGGGTTCCGACATTTCTTATAAGGTAATAGATGTCGAAAATAATAACATTATTGTTTCCGGCTATACTGAATCTTTTAATGGTGATGTTGTAGGAAATCATAGTCTTTCTGGCTGGAATGATACATGGATTCTAAAATTAGATTCATCAGGCAACATTATTTGGAAAAAATGCTTTGGAAGTTCGGTTGATGAAGAAAACTTCACCATTTTAAAAACTAACGATAATAATATTATTGTAAGTTCATCTGGTTATGGCAATGATGGTGATTTAACTGGTGTTACAGGAAATAATGGAGCTTGGATATTTAAGATTGATTCCGTAGGTAACATTATTTGGTCAAAGAAATTTGGGAGTACTTTGTCTGACGGAATAAAGTACTCAATAGTTTCTTACAACTCTCGCACTTTTTATTTTGTTAGTCATCCTCCTGGTGTTGGTGGAAATGTAAATGTTTTTTATGGTGGAGCTCATGATATTTGGCTTGCTTCAATTACGGATACATCGAGCAGTTTAGGAATCGCAGCTACAGAAGAAAAAAACGGTATTATTCTTTCACCAAACCCTCTAAGAGAGCAATTAAAAATTGAATTTCAGTCAATTCAAAGTGGAAAAGTTGTGTTTTATAGTGCTTTAGGTGAAGTCGCTTTAAGGAGCCAAGAGTTTTGCGCTAAAGAAAAAACGATAGATGTATCTGGTCTGGTTGAGGGAATATATGTTGTAAAAATATTTAGCGATGAAAAAATAATAGTGAAAAAAATAATTAAAATCAAGTAA
- a CDS encoding YdcF family protein, giving the protein MFFIFSKLLSFAIAPLTWIFALLVWAIFTKQALKRRKLLISALLVLYVFSNSFLLNLVMRNWEIAPKKHNELSSYDAGIVLGGMLWYDKEFDRMQFTRSTDRVMQAVDLYKRGIIKKIVFTGGSGSILHQDMKEGKYAEQFLLNLGIPAADVLIESESNNTRENAVFTQKLLSQKMPAAKCLLITSAFHMRRSIGCFNKVGMQFDYYSTDRYSGPYKLEFDYLLIPSSQAFEEWKMLIHELVGYVVYKISGYA; this is encoded by the coding sequence ATGTTTTTTATTTTCTCAAAGCTACTTTCCTTCGCAATAGCCCCACTCACTTGGATTTTTGCATTATTAGTATGGGCTATTTTTACAAAACAAGCACTTAAAAGACGTAAACTGTTAATTAGCGCACTGCTTGTTTTGTATGTATTTTCCAATTCATTTCTATTAAACTTAGTAATGCGAAATTGGGAAATTGCACCCAAAAAGCACAACGAATTAAGCAGCTACGATGCAGGGATAGTATTAGGAGGAATGCTTTGGTATGACAAAGAATTCGACCGCATGCAATTTACCAGAAGCACCGACCGAGTGATGCAAGCTGTTGATTTATATAAACGTGGAATTATAAAAAAAATCGTGTTTACAGGAGGCTCCGGAAGTATTTTACACCAAGACATGAAAGAAGGAAAATATGCCGAACAATTTTTACTCAACTTGGGCATTCCGGCAGCAGATGTACTCATTGAAAGTGAATCTAACAATACCCGCGAAAATGCAGTGTTCACACAAAAATTACTCTCGCAAAAAATGCCGGCAGCCAAGTGCCTACTTATCACTTCAGCCTTTCACATGCGACGCTCAATAGGCTGTTTTAATAAGGTTGGTATGCAGTTCGACTACTATTCCACCGACCGCTATAGCGGTCCTTATAAGTTAGAGTTCGATTACCTGCTAATTCCCTCTTCCCAAGCTTTTGAAGAATGGAAAATGCTGATTCACGAATTAGTAGGCTATGTAGTTTATAAAATAAGTGGCTACGCCTAA